The Apibacter raozihei genome contains a region encoding:
- a CDS encoding HU family DNA-binding protein, translated as MNRAEVLIKISKDTGIKVEDCEKVLDSFENILDEKISNSKGVGNAFDKVYQLMSFIKRRKDKN; from the coding sequence ATGAACAGAGCTGAAGTATTAATTAAAATTTCTAAAGACACGGGAATTAAAGTAGAAGATTGTGAAAAAGTACTAGATTCTTTTGAGAATATACTGGATGAAAAAATTTCAAATTCAAAAGGAGTCGGTAATGCATTTGATAAAGTTTATCAACTAATGAGCTTTATTAAAAGAAGAAAGGATAAAAATTAA
- the recF gene encoding DNA replication/repair protein RecF (All proteins in this family for which functions are known are DNA-binding proteins that assist the filamentation of RecA onto DNA for the initiation of recombination or recombinational repair.), whose protein sequence is MYLKDLRVFNFRNIIERQFSFSEKINCFVGNNGIGKTNLLDAVHYLSLTKSYLNHSDLNNIRFGENFFSIEGKFADESSEDIIKLQVQSGQKKIIKKNNKAYEKLSDHIGKYPCVMISPYDQNLITEGSEYRRKFMDGMICQINPEYMHVLIRYQKALAQRNALLKLFITNNFYDEFSLEIYDSELIKNGTIIHKLRKEFIITYVPKFIEFYSILSGLKENVAIRYISDLDDKPFEQILKDSLGRDRAASYTTQGIHKDDLLFTLFDYPIKKYGSQGQQKSFLISLKLAQLQHIKEKSSKNPVLLMDDIFDKLDEHRVSQLVKLVHKEEFGQIFLSDTHKERIEKIVKQISSDYRIFDL, encoded by the coding sequence ATGTATCTCAAGGATTTAAGAGTATTTAATTTCAGAAATATTATTGAAAGACAATTTTCCTTCTCTGAAAAGATAAATTGTTTTGTGGGTAATAACGGAATTGGAAAGACCAACTTATTAGATGCTGTTCATTATTTATCATTAACTAAAAGTTATTTAAACCATTCTGATCTGAATAATATTCGTTTCGGAGAGAACTTTTTCTCCATAGAAGGTAAATTTGCTGATGAAAGTAGTGAGGATATTATCAAATTACAAGTTCAGTCGGGTCAAAAAAAAATAATAAAGAAAAATAATAAAGCTTACGAAAAATTATCTGATCATATAGGAAAATACCCTTGTGTTATGATTTCTCCGTATGATCAAAATCTTATAACTGAGGGAAGTGAGTACAGAAGAAAATTTATGGACGGAATGATCTGCCAGATCAATCCGGAATATATGCATGTACTTATACGATACCAAAAAGCTTTGGCTCAAAGGAATGCATTACTTAAATTATTCATAACCAATAATTTTTATGATGAGTTCAGCCTTGAAATTTATGATTCTGAACTTATAAAAAACGGAACCATAATTCATAAACTGAGAAAAGAGTTTATTATCACCTATGTTCCTAAATTCATTGAATTTTACTCAATATTATCCGGACTAAAAGAGAATGTAGCTATTCGTTATATATCCGATTTAGATGACAAACCGTTTGAGCAGATTTTAAAAGATTCGTTGGGACGAGACCGTGCTGCCAGCTATACAACTCAAGGAATTCATAAGGATGATCTTCTATTCACATTATTTGATTATCCTATAAAAAAATATGGTTCTCAGGGCCAGCAAAAATCATTTTTAATATCTTTAAAGCTTGCACAGCTTCAACATATAAAAGAAAAATCCAGTAAAAACCCGGTTCTCTTAATGGACGATATCTTTGACAAGCTAGATGAGCATAGAGTTTCTCAGCTGGTAAAGCTCGTTCACAAGGAAGAGTTTGGTCAAATTTTCCTTTCAGATACGCATAAAGAAAGAATTGAGAAAATTGTAAAGCAAATCAGCTCGGATTATCGAATCTTTGACCTGTAG
- a CDS encoding alpha-ketoacid dehydrogenase subunit alpha/beta: MQETVSDTENNLSFQEFRKEILNDYKMCLISRECSLLGRKEVLSGKAKFGILGDGKELPQIAMAKIFRNGDFRSGYYRDQTFALSIGEITIENYFAQLYADTDENREPESGGRMMNCHYATHLVNEDGSWKNLTEQKNNAADLSPTAAQIPRLLGLAYASKVYKSEEKLKNKIQFSNNGNEVAFGTIGDASTAEGHFWETLNAACALHVPMILSIWDDGYGISVASSKQRAKKDFSELLQGFQRSSQNSTSGCEIIKVQGWNYAGLIDAYAKAEAIARKEHIPVIVHVNELTQPQGHSTSGSHERYKSAERLEWEKEHDCIKKFRQWILDYVVYDDKGNLEIHIASETELETIENEIKELVKEHQRNAWKNFRTDIDILKKEVLVHIDNLMNESSKKPFINKEKESFLGISTLYKKDIFHFVRKVLRIVREEKLTSKALLLEWYDKAFQKENENYNSKLYSDSQWSALKVKSISPEYDENPKSVDGRIIVRDNFERLFEKYPEIIAFGEDVGKIGDVNQGFEGLQEKFGKIRITDTGIREASIIGQGIGMAMRGLRPIAEIQYLDYMLYGLQTMSDDLASLSYRTKGKQKAPLIIRTRGHRLEGIWHSGSPMGGLIHFLRGIFILVPRNFIKAAGFYNTMLQADEPCIIIECLNGYRLKEALPNNLGEFTTTVGEIEITKEGNDITVVTYGATWKIVTEAAKELSTLGIDIEIIDAQSLVPFDIKHQVAESVKKTNRLIVIDEDVPGGASAYLMQKILEEQDAFRYLDSAPKTITAKEHRPAYGSDGDYFSKPSLDDIVEGIYDIMNEANPGEYPKTS, translated from the coding sequence ATTCAGGAAACAGTTTCAGACACAGAAAATAACCTAAGCTTTCAGGAATTTAGAAAGGAAATACTTAATGATTATAAAATGTGTTTAATTAGTCGTGAATGTAGTTTATTAGGAAGAAAGGAAGTCTTGTCCGGAAAAGCTAAATTTGGAATTTTAGGTGATGGGAAAGAACTACCTCAAATAGCAATGGCTAAAATTTTTCGAAATGGAGATTTTCGTTCCGGATACTACAGGGATCAGACATTTGCTTTAAGTATAGGAGAAATCACAATTGAAAATTACTTTGCACAGCTATATGCTGATACGGATGAAAACCGTGAACCTGAATCGGGAGGAAGAATGATGAATTGCCATTATGCAACTCACTTAGTTAATGAAGATGGATCGTGGAAAAACTTAACTGAACAAAAAAATAATGCGGCTGATCTATCTCCGACTGCTGCACAAATACCCAGACTATTAGGGCTGGCTTATGCTTCAAAAGTTTACAAATCTGAAGAAAAACTTAAAAATAAAATTCAGTTTTCTAACAATGGAAATGAAGTTGCTTTTGGAACCATTGGTGATGCCAGTACAGCTGAAGGACATTTCTGGGAAACTTTAAATGCAGCTTGTGCTTTACATGTCCCAATGATTTTATCTATATGGGATGACGGATATGGTATATCGGTGGCATCATCTAAACAACGGGCTAAAAAGGATTTTTCTGAATTGCTACAAGGTTTCCAAAGAAGCTCCCAAAATTCCACCAGTGGTTGTGAAATAATTAAAGTACAGGGATGGAATTATGCCGGCTTAATTGATGCATATGCCAAAGCTGAAGCTATTGCCCGCAAAGAACATATTCCGGTAATTGTACATGTAAATGAGTTAACTCAACCTCAAGGACATTCAACCTCAGGATCACATGAAAGGTATAAATCCGCCGAAAGACTAGAATGGGAAAAAGAACATGATTGTATAAAAAAATTCCGGCAATGGATTCTTGATTATGTTGTGTATGACGACAAAGGCAATCTTGAAATTCATATAGCGTCTGAAACTGAACTCGAAACTATTGAAAATGAAATCAAGGAATTAGTTAAAGAGCACCAGAGGAATGCCTGGAAAAATTTCAGAACTGATATTGATATTCTTAAAAAAGAAGTATTAGTTCATATTGATAACCTTATGAACGAAAGTTCTAAGAAACCTTTTATCAATAAAGAGAAAGAATCTTTTTTAGGTATTTCAACCTTATACAAAAAAGATATCTTTCATTTTGTAAGGAAAGTTTTACGTATCGTAAGAGAGGAAAAGTTAACGAGTAAGGCGCTGTTATTGGAATGGTATGATAAAGCTTTTCAAAAAGAAAATGAAAATTACAATTCTAAATTATACTCAGATAGTCAATGGTCCGCTTTAAAAGTTAAATCAATATCCCCTGAATATGATGAAAATCCAAAATCGGTAGATGGAAGAATTATTGTCAGAGATAATTTTGAACGATTATTTGAAAAATATCCGGAAATTATAGCTTTTGGAGAAGATGTAGGAAAAATAGGCGATGTTAATCAAGGTTTTGAAGGTTTACAGGAAAAATTTGGTAAAATCAGAATAACAGATACCGGAATACGGGAGGCTAGCATCATCGGCCAAGGAATAGGGATGGCTATGAGAGGATTAAGACCTATAGCTGAAATTCAATATCTGGATTACATGTTATATGGATTACAAACGATGAGTGACGACTTAGCCAGCCTTAGTTACAGAACAAAAGGCAAGCAAAAAGCTCCGTTAATTATCCGTACGCGTGGACACAGACTTGAAGGTATTTGGCACTCAGGTTCACCTATGGGTGGATTAATTCATTTTTTGAGAGGTATTTTTATTTTGGTTCCCAGAAATTTTATTAAAGCCGCCGGTTTTTACAACACCATGCTACAAGCAGATGAGCCTTGTATCATTATTGAATGTCTTAACGGATACAGATTGAAGGAAGCTTTACCTAATAATCTTGGTGAGTTTACAACTACAGTTGGTGAAATTGAGATTACCAAAGAAGGAAATGATATTACAGTAGTTACTTACGGAGCTACGTGGAAAATCGTTACAGAAGCGGCTAAAGAACTCTCAACTTTAGGGATAGATATAGAAATAATTGATGCACAATCTTTAGTGCCTTTCGATATTAAACATCAGGTGGCTGAGAGTGTTAAGAAAACCAATCGTTTAATTGTGATTGACGAAGACGTTCCCGGAGGTGCCAGTGCCTATTTGATGCAAAAAATATTGGAAGAACAAGATGCTTTCAGATATTTAGACTCAGCACCTAAAACAATAACAGCTAAAGAACATAGACCTGCCTACGGTTCCGATGGTGATTATTTTTCTAAACCGTCTTTAGATGACATTGTTGAAGGAATTTATGACATTATGAATGAGGCTAATCCTGGTGAATACCCTAAAACCAGCTAA
- a CDS encoding phosphoenolpyruvate carboxylase, with amino-acid sequence MNKDIAENTFRQEVENKYIVYNSLFSNLPYDDMGKIGALTPMLYDLSSKELKKSKNPKDIIETFLTKFAHIKNDEDRRNLLFRIIQFIEREVVLFDSVEDASFDNIIALNHQKGTLENLYQVAQQQKKLDEVFEELKTFKVRVVFTAHPTQFYPNPVLRIIADLTDAIQKNDINRINDLLQQLGKTPFINKTQPTPLEEADSIIYYLRYVYYDAIGQLHEKLFLEHYKQEQEFIPVMELGFWPGGDRDGNPFVTAEITKKVTEELRTSIMKCYYNDLKKISRRLTFRGVYEKLGELSDSIYENSFGVRSDLTTGIILSKIAEVREILIKEHDGIFLNELDRFSRQVKTFRRHFASLDIRQDSGIHNHIINAIVKRYNLSDKSYNEMDKEEKFYILFQSNILIQEEDFEEEIIKDTIRNIKQLQQIQKDNGEQAIHRYIISNSTTIFSVLEVLALFEFCGYKSYEINMDIIPLFETVEGLDNAEDVMSQLYNLPLYRNHLMRRNERQTIMLGFSDGTKDGGYVKANWGIFKAKEKLTTVSKENKVEVLFFDGRGGPPARGGGKTRQFYASQGPTIASNQIQLTIQGQTISSSYGSVNQAKHNFEQLITAGISNRVFENKKLNLTEEDRNILDELSKISYQKYQELKEHPQFISYLEERTTVEYYGKANIGSRPSKRKKTSGLQFKDLRAIPFVGSWSLSKQNVPGYFGFGFAVKQLKEEGKMHELQDLYQRSLYFRTLVQNSMMSMIKCNFQLTSYMKNNDKFSDFWNELNNEFILTKDLLLEVSKQNLLMEKEEMNRLSVLCREKIMLPLLIIQQYSLQKIHEAETDEERLTYERMLVRTLFGIINASRNSA; translated from the coding sequence ATGAATAAGGACATAGCTGAAAACACATTCAGGCAAGAGGTTGAAAATAAATATATTGTTTACAATAGTTTGTTTTCAAATTTACCCTATGATGACATGGGGAAGATTGGGGCATTAACACCAATGTTGTATGATTTAAGCAGTAAGGAGCTAAAAAAATCTAAAAACCCCAAAGATATTATCGAAACTTTTCTAACTAAGTTTGCCCATATAAAGAATGATGAAGATAGAAGAAATTTATTGTTCAGAATTATTCAGTTTATAGAAAGAGAAGTCGTTTTATTTGATTCTGTAGAAGATGCATCATTTGATAATATAATTGCTTTAAACCATCAGAAAGGAACACTTGAAAACTTATATCAGGTAGCACAGCAGCAAAAAAAGCTGGATGAAGTTTTTGAAGAATTAAAGACGTTTAAAGTCAGAGTGGTATTTACTGCTCACCCTACTCAGTTTTATCCTAATCCAGTTTTAAGAATTATAGCTGACTTAACAGATGCTATTCAAAAAAATGATATTAACCGTATCAATGATTTACTTCAGCAATTAGGTAAAACTCCTTTTATTAATAAGACGCAACCAACACCTTTGGAAGAGGCCGATAGTATAATTTATTATTTGCGTTATGTTTATTATGATGCCATCGGTCAGCTTCATGAAAAATTATTTTTAGAGCATTATAAACAAGAACAGGAATTTATCCCGGTAATGGAATTAGGGTTTTGGCCGGGTGGCGACAGGGATGGAAATCCTTTTGTAACAGCTGAAATAACTAAAAAGGTTACAGAAGAATTAAGAACAAGCATTATGAAATGCTATTATAACGATCTGAAAAAAATTTCCAGAAGATTAACTTTCAGAGGGGTTTATGAAAAATTAGGAGAATTATCAGATTCAATTTATGAAAACTCTTTTGGTGTTCGTAGTGATTTGACAACCGGTATCATTTTATCGAAAATTGCGGAGGTACGCGAAATTTTAATTAAAGAGCATGATGGTATCTTTCTTAATGAGCTTGACAGATTCTCAAGGCAGGTTAAAACTTTCCGAAGACATTTTGCATCATTAGATATTCGTCAGGATAGTGGAATTCATAATCACATAATAAATGCTATTGTTAAAAGGTATAATCTATCTGACAAATCTTATAATGAGATGGATAAGGAAGAAAAGTTTTATATACTTTTTCAATCCAATATTTTAATCCAGGAAGAAGATTTCGAAGAAGAAATTATTAAAGATACTATCAGGAATATCAAGCAATTACAACAAATACAAAAAGATAACGGAGAGCAGGCTATTCATAGATATATAATCAGCAATTCAACAACTATTTTTAGTGTGTTGGAAGTTTTAGCACTATTTGAATTTTGCGGATATAAAAGCTATGAGATAAATATGGATATTATTCCGCTTTTCGAAACCGTTGAGGGGCTTGATAATGCTGAAGATGTAATGTCTCAGCTATATAATTTACCGTTATACAGAAATCACTTGATGAGAAGAAATGAACGACAAACAATCATGTTGGGATTTTCTGACGGAACAAAAGACGGAGGTTATGTAAAAGCAAATTGGGGAATATTTAAAGCTAAAGAAAAGTTAACGACAGTTTCAAAAGAAAATAAAGTAGAAGTATTGTTTTTTGATGGTAGAGGAGGTCCTCCGGCAAGAGGCGGAGGTAAAACAAGACAGTTTTATGCTTCTCAGGGTCCTACTATAGCCTCTAATCAGATACAGCTGACTATCCAGGGGCAAACCATATCATCATCTTATGGTTCAGTAAACCAGGCAAAACATAATTTTGAGCAATTAATTACTGCAGGAATATCTAATCGGGTCTTTGAAAACAAAAAATTGAACTTAACTGAAGAAGATAGGAATATCCTGGATGAATTATCGAAAATTAGTTATCAGAAATACCAGGAATTAAAAGAACATCCACAGTTTATTTCTTATCTTGAAGAAAGAACCACTGTTGAATATTACGGTAAAGCGAATATTGGAAGTCGACCTTCTAAAAGAAAAAAAACAAGCGGATTACAGTTTAAAGACTTAAGAGCTATTCCTTTTGTAGGTTCATGGAGTTTATCCAAACAAAACGTTCCCGGTTATTTCGGTTTTGGTTTTGCTGTAAAACAGCTTAAAGAAGAAGGCAAAATGCATGAACTTCAAGATTTGTATCAAAGATCGTTATATTTCAGAACTTTAGTACAAAATAGTATGATGTCCATGATTAAGTGTAATTTTCAGTTAACTTCCTATATGAAGAATAATGATAAATTTTCGGATTTTTGGAATGAATTAAACAATGAATTTATTTTGACCAAGGATCTATTATTGGAGGTAAGTAAACAAAATCTTTTGATGGAAAAAGAAGAAATGAATCGTTTGTCTGTTCTTTGTCGTGAAAAAATTATGCTGCCATTACTTATTATACAGCAATATTCTTTGCAGAAAATACATGAAGCAGAAACTGATGAGGAACGCCTAACCTATGAAAGGATGTTAGTACGTACATTGTTTGGTATTATAAACGCTAGTAGAAACTCAGCGTAA
- a CDS encoding Cof-type HAD-IIB family hydrolase: MIKAIFFDIDGTLISFNTHKISSHTLDALHQVKQDGIKLFIATGRHKLEVDRFEGFEFEGHVTMNGQYCYNDKEIIYKKPIDKNTVQSVIKLAEDTGEAYMFFEENNVYLNKINHKVEKVLEEVKVNNIQIEELSQFSDKEIFQIVCFVTEKEEKEVKSKLPLCEITRWHPLFMDINPKGGNKKNGILKMLDYYHISPDEIMAIGDGENDISMLEVAKYSVAMENASEQVKSHAGFITSHVDDDGVVNALKHYGLI; encoded by the coding sequence ATGATAAAGGCTATTTTTTTTGATATAGACGGAACATTGATAAGTTTTAACACTCATAAAATATCATCCCATACATTAGATGCCCTTCATCAAGTTAAGCAAGACGGTATTAAACTTTTTATTGCTACAGGAAGGCACAAGTTGGAAGTAGATCGTTTTGAAGGATTTGAATTTGAGGGGCATGTGACCATGAATGGTCAATATTGTTATAATGATAAAGAGATAATATATAAAAAGCCGATAGATAAAAATACGGTTCAATCGGTAATAAAACTTGCTGAAGATACCGGGGAAGCGTATATGTTTTTTGAAGAAAATAATGTTTATCTTAACAAAATAAATCATAAAGTAGAAAAAGTCCTTGAAGAAGTAAAAGTTAATAATATACAGATAGAAGAATTAAGTCAGTTTTCTGATAAAGAAATATTCCAAATTGTATGTTTTGTTACTGAAAAAGAAGAAAAAGAAGTGAAAAGCAAGCTTCCTTTATGTGAAATAACTCGTTGGCATCCTTTGTTTATGGATATAAATCCTAAAGGAGGGAATAAAAAAAACGGAATTTTAAAAATGTTAGATTACTATCATATTTCCCCAGATGAGATTATGGCAATAGGTGATGGGGAAAATGATATATCCATGCTGGAAGTGGCTAAATATAGTGTTGCAATGGAAAATGCTTCAGAGCAAGTAAAGTCTCATGCAGGATTTATTACCTCACATGTAGATGATGACGGAGTGGTTAATGCATTAAAGCACTATGGCTTAATTTAA
- the eco gene encoding serine protease inhibitor ecotin: MKLVTKILVVAVLGSLIMSFGKHSKDQIIDENDPKKELSHFPAAKEGMVRYVIFLDKKSNEDLYKVELIPGKVMNVDCNIHRLIGKTEEKDLEGWGYTYFEFSSEGNAISTRKGCPNQTNSNKFISSESMMVRYNSKLPIVVYAPKGYEIKYKIWEAGKLKNSSAN; the protein is encoded by the coding sequence ATGAAACTAGTAACAAAAATTTTAGTAGTAGCAGTTTTAGGAAGTCTTATTATGTCTTTCGGTAAACATTCTAAAGATCAAATTATTGATGAAAATGATCCTAAAAAAGAACTTTCACATTTCCCGGCAGCTAAAGAAGGAATGGTACGTTATGTTATTTTTTTAGATAAAAAGTCAAACGAAGATTTATATAAGGTAGAATTAATTCCTGGAAAAGTAATGAATGTTGATTGTAATATTCATAGGTTAATAGGGAAAACAGAAGAAAAAGATTTGGAAGGATGGGGATATACCTATTTTGAATTTTCTTCAGAAGGTAATGCTATTTCGACACGCAAAGGATGTCCTAACCAAACAAATAGCAACAAATTCATATCATCAGAATCAATGATGGTAAGGTATAACAGTAAGTTGCCGATTGTTGTTTATGCACCTAAAGGGTATGAAATTAAGTATAAAATATGGGAAGCAGGAAAGCTTAAAAATTCATCAGCTAACTAA